Within the Gadus chalcogrammus isolate NIFS_2021 chromosome 15, NIFS_Gcha_1.0, whole genome shotgun sequence genome, the region GCAAGGAAAGAACGCAGCCTGTTGTAACATGAGTATCGGATATATTATGTACAGATGGACTTTGCAATGGAAAAGATGTTGGCTCTCATTAGAAGAATATTGACCTCACTGTGCCTTGCCAAAGAATAGGTTTCGTATTGACATAGAGGCTTTGTGTTTTTATAGATGAGTTTGATGATGTAATGTATACTATTCCATGCCTGCCCtgtaagggttaaggttagggacgAATGATAGGATGAAATTGTTTTCATCCTATCATTTAATTGCAATCATTTTATTGCAACTTTTCCCTATAATACACAGTAAAATGTGCTTTTTAAACGGATCTCGGTTTGGTTACATTACCAGAGATCTGTCTTGATCTTTGGTATTTCCTACAGTTGCTTTGTGATACAACCTCAAAGCAGCATATATGTGTATGGATAAAAAGCGTTGATATACTAAGGTTGTGGGAGGGTTACCCAGCAGGGGGTATGCTTGCAGAGCTGTTTGTCATTCTAGAGGTGGTAGGGTTCAGCGAatgtaagtgcatgtgtgcatgtgagttctTGTATTTGTTGGTCATGCATGTATACACCATCCACTCACATTTAGCTTCATGGTCCACACTTAAAGTCTCATGTTTGCTGTGTTCAGACAGGAATCCCCTCTAGATTCTCCAACGGGTTGACAAATGCATTGTGTCTAGATTGTGTGACACAAACTTATTACACCAGGGGAATGACGCACTGTTTCGGATGAatgagatgatcagcgggaatCTCTCCAAACGTGACGCACACGGTTGTAAGCGTATACGCTGGGGATTGCGAGCGTGCTTCCCCCTGCTGTGCTGTGATATTAAGGATCGGCGAATCCCAACCTCTCCTGTTAAGACGGAGGATTGGAAAAATTTAAAAACGTGAGGAAAATCTTGATTTTCTCGTTTACAATCCTTGAGCTGGAGAGAGCTCGACGGGGCTGCCTAGTGTTACCTGGATAATGGCCTaaggatttttttcttttgttgtttgttgactTTAGTGGACATGCTGTTATTCGAATGCATAGAATTGTAATATCTTGCAGCCGGCCTCATCCCTGCCATTGTTCCCATGGTGACCTATATAGCACCACAACCCCTGTTCAGTGGTATCCACAACGATGGAATAGCAATGACCAGCCCTCTAGTGACCTCTGACAACACGTCCatccgtctttctgtctgtacACTGTGTTTATCTTGGGGTCAATTGTTTATCTCAGACACATGGTTGCATTGCTTGCGTTGTTAAGTATAAATTGTTACACTAGAATAAACGTATTTTAACAAGATTGCAGTACGTCGTCAATAGGTTTCAATCTGGTTTTTTTCCAATACCTCAGTCAAGTGAACCATTTATCACGTGATTCTATGAAGTAAAGCAACAATATTAAGTATTCTGCTGGAAACAACAGGCAACCAAAGGACCTGTACGACCATCGATTCATTCATCTGTCCCATGATCAATCCATTGAGCcatgcattcattcatctaCCTCTTTATCCACGCCTCCAGCCATTGATCCAGCCATCCGTTGgttcatgcattcattcatcgATCTATCCATCCAAGCATTGATCTACCCAACCATACATTTTCTGTCAAGGGTTATAGCCAAGGTGAATAAAAACCCACTTACATAAGgatctcccccacacacacacacacacacacacacacacacacacacacacacacacacacacacacacacacacacacacacacacacacacacacacacacacacacacacacacacacacacacacacacacactttcacagcacacaaacacacacatacacctgtcAAATGAACAGACTTTTTAAACCTATTGTCAATaatcattacattttttaactgCTAGTGTTTAATGTGCAGAGGAGTAAATGGTAAATCAATGTCTAATCTTCAATTATAATAAAATTCCTATGGCAGGTATTCTTTGTTCATGGTCATTGTCATGCGTCAAGGTAATACTTAAATTAATCTGAGTGGGTTTGGCTTTCAGGAGCTAATCTTATTCAGCTAAGAATGAATGATATTAAAAATAATGCCAGTTAAAACGTTGGGCTGCCTACTCACCTACACAGCTAAAAAAAAACTACACCCcctttagtaccctgatagtccccttctgcccgtctggtgcccttctagttccctgatagtgcccttctgcccgtctggtccttctagtgacattccagtgcccttctagtgcccttctagtgcccttctagtgccctgatagtgcccttctgctcgtctggtccatatagtgcccttctagtgctcttctgcccgtctggtgcccttctagtgcccttctgcccgtctggtgcccccatggttgaaaaagtgtcctaaagtgccctctatggtggtgaaaattagagaaagtgccttattggctgacCTTTACACATGAACAAAAATTAATGAGTGCCCTataggttgcccctgatgatgatgatgtgccttCTGGGGCAAGAATatggcaaaccgaaaaaaacatgttgtggttagctattgaggtgcagacgttcctctctttggtagctgacgaacggggaatgcgaggcgttgctttcatgtggtgtcgccatgacaaacagctacattgagtggtacttaaatctccactggataacgaagcaaaaagcggattaagagtatgtcagtacccatagtggaaaagcgcaattagatgccaagttagaaaaacttaatattttcagtttgcataatccgtttaaaatgtatacattttttgagcgttcaagatcattcaagtgtaggtcatttcatgcaagagagacgataatggtcagctatcacctcaacatgaaggaaaacttccttaaatgtttccgtagctggctgtcagcggtcaaagactgcatggtagcggcacattgaattttctccagtctaatttttagttaaatgttagtaaagatgaaagcagtaaggcatcctcctttctttggctaaaatgtgaaagtgcacaatgatgtgaacaactCATTTTGTTGTTTATAAAGTCACTAGAATAATgggaaacagtgtctttgaagcaattttttgtctgggggaggacccccagaccccccattTAAATTATGAGCCCAACTATTCTTTTAAGTGCTACATGGAGATGTCACAAGTGCCCTgaatgggaccttcaaggcagcgcttgctaaggttaggggataggaccttccaggcagcgctgcctttaaccctgcgttcacaccaaaagatgcaaaaagttgacgcgcgtcgtgatcccattcaaagtgaatgtagagacgcgttgctgctttactgccgatgcatttgctgccgagaaaacgggcagcaaaacttgatttgacgcgcgtcaaaatctgatttgcggcgcggcatgcccgtgcccgctgccgggcacgggcgaagggcgcgttcacgtattttgcggcgcgtcaaatgctgctcgagttgaaatatttcaacttttgacgcgccgcaaacctttgacgcgccgcaaaacttgatttgacgcgccgcaaaactcaggcgtcaacgcgttcgggcagcaaatgcatcttttggtgtgaacgcagggtaaggcTCCGCTGGGGGAACAAAACACTATCAGGTtagaaaagccactgtgtccgctggtggggccccatgttgtccagaatgtgccctttttattttttcgcccctgcccttcaaacagtctgagtccgccactgacCAGGGTAATGGCTTCCCAATAAGCCTATAGGCTAACCTATATGTAACACGTCCACCTCATatttccatgttttttttctgcattttcCCTGACAATTAAACAAATACATGTAATAAATTAGAACTTACTCATACTACTGATATTCGAAGATTAGTTTAAACTTTATTACCTTAACAGGGAACTGTTACTTCATGTCGTTTCATTGGTACATTGCTCATGGTAGGCTACTTGAGTCCTACTTATTTACTTATATTATTCACATGTAACCTGGGCCTAAACATATAACGGCTTGGGTTTTTGTCTCCCCAGTATTTCCAGCCCTTGCATCACAACTCCCCTGCACTGGGCTGCAATCAATGTCAGGGGTGACGGTCGGATCACTTCCACCGCACATCGGTGGTTCCTTATTTGTGTCATGTCTCAAGTCACATTCTTGcagatttataaatatttaaccTCGACGACGACGCGTTTCCTCCATCGTGAAAACGAATGGAGCTTGTGTCAAATGATGACACAAGCTCAGGGAGTCTTTCATTTATGCAAAACGATGGGTGTATGGAATTCAACTCCTgataggggcggggggggggcacgtcACCCGGGGAAAGGAGATGAGTGTCGTCCCCCAAGCGATTTGGGGCGAGTCCGAGTCATGGACCAGGAACAAAATCCGTTTATCTGCGATTTTGAGCATCAGCGCTTAGCTAATTATTATCAGTATTGATACTGACACGGTGATGTAATTTGTTGAGCTATTGACCCACAACTTTGCACAATTACTAACAGGGGTGGCCTAGGGGGGGCTGACTCTCGCTGTACAGAAGAAAACAAATCCATGCGGACCTTAAGGGTCCAAGAGGCAAAAAGGTTCAGCATGTAACAAAAGCCCCATGTAGCCAACCAAGTTTCCAAAATCTGGAAATCCTTGATCTAGAGATACTATGTGAAAACCTAAATAGGCCTATAGGAAATGTCTGATGGCTGACATTTAATAATGTTCAAATTGGCCTGAAACAGCCCTCAAAAAAAATCATGAAGAACAGATCCTGGTGCTTTCGAAGGACCAGGCTGATCCAGTAaatgatgtaggcctattgttCATGGTTGTTGTTTAACTAACTGTCTGTAGAGCTGCGATGGGAAGTCCGCTTTGTCGGTTTAATTGAGCGGACGCGCCAGATTGATTGGGATCTATCGCGAGGACATACCCTGTCATCAGCTGCCTCAAATCTCGCTCTTTTATGTTGACGTCAAGGGCAGAGTCGGCTCAGTGTCAACAGAGCAGCTGCCGTTTACTCCACTTGTCCCTCCCGAGATCAGAAACACGTCAACATGCCGCCAACACATCTGGGAAACGCTCTGATACTAGGTGAGTGCCACTTGTTAGGCTTTTGGGTGAATTTGGATGCATTTTATGAAAAGGGATCAAAGCATAgacatataaataataaatatcagAGATCAACTGTTTCTTCTAGACTGCGCGTTTCAATGGATTAAAAACATTTGCTGACTATCATCACAATATGGAATTCTCTCACTTTGAATTCTGCCTTATATCATCTCATTTATCTTTTTTACTATTCATCACTTCTTAGAGGGAACTTTTTTTGTAAGTCAAAACATCGCATCTAACTTAGTTGTAGGCTACAATCGAAGTGGATAACAAGATAAAATAGATGCACAAGTCTAATGGGAAGTACCACTTCATCAattcacacaaaacacaattgAGACTAGAAATCCAAACCTTTTTAAAAGTGGTTTATGAACTATGCATGACTCCTTTGCAGGAGTTGTGATCCATCATGTTGCAATGGGGCTGCTCTCTAGATCCCCCGAATGCCTGAGGTCGATAGATACCTGCATCTCTGATCTGTGCAGAAACATGGAACAGGCAGGTGCTATTGGCTCACTGTGTGGCGATGACGGTAAATATCACATCACACTCACCATCATCGTTCACATAATGTCTAAAGTGTTTGATCTCTCAAATAAACAGCATAACACAGGTTGATTCTGAACAGTGTAATACTTAGGACATGGATTCATAAATAAGGGTGATAACATGAGAGAAAGCATCCAAACGGTGCTAATAAAGAAGTATTTGTTGTGCGTATACTGtaagtgtgttgttgtttttctcggTTGTCATTAACGGCGACACAACAATGATCACATTTTCTCAGAAGGATTAGGAACTGAATTGAGTTTGGCAGATAGCAATATGGTTAGCTTGTTCTAGCTGAAGAAATAGCCTTGAGCGGTAGCATGATTGTAACTGGGGAGAACCTTCACCTCCCTATTGCCGACAGCTTGAGCACACAGCAATACcattattaaacacacacttatGTGGATACAGGCCTTGAGAACAGTTGTATTCAAAGATGTGTGCAAAGTCGTAATGTACAATacaactgcgtgtgtgtgtttttgtttgcgcgtgcatgtgtatgtgtgcctgagtCTGTTGCCTGCAGGTGTGTGGtctgttgcctgtgtgtgttggggtgtgtgtggcctgcaggtgtgcgtgcgtgcgtgcgtgcgtgcgtgcgtgcgtgcgtgcctgtgtgtgtgtgtgtgtgtgtatgtgtgtgtgtgtgtgtgtggtagggttAATCATCAAAAGGTTTTGCTTGATTAGTGAAAAATCCTGTTTTTCCTCTTCCCTGTTTATTCTGCGCTCCATTCCCGGACAAAGGGTGTCAAATAATAGGCTCGGAGGTCTGTAACGTGAGCGTGGGGGCCATGCTGGAGCAGTTCCCGTCACTGcagcagtgtatgtgtgtctggttggaggtggtggaggaggtggaggaggaggaggaggagccctgtCGCTCTCTGCAAGCACTCACAACACAATGCCACCAGAAACCAGGTGCAGCGTTCTCACCATCCTTGTTCCCCATAATCTCTGAAACCTTCTGAATGGCCCACTTATTTACCCAGGTCCGGGGGTTCGTTAATCGTGGTTGGCCCCGTTCTCCGGGGGCATCACGAGGgtataaataaaatgtgttcGAAGCGATGGATGTCTGATGGTGGAGAAGTGGGGAGGTGATGGTGCTACTGAGCTCACCACTACGCCACTTTAGATCAGTCGACATCtgcttaaaaaaatgtatgtttacATTTCACACCTGTTTATCTATTTTACATAACCACTCAACTCTTCCACATCGGTGCATACTACTCATAAATATTCATATTTCACATTGTTATATTCCATGTACTGTATTCTATTTCGTTTAGAGTTATtactatattttattttattgtcattATGATCAGTTTGTGTTTCACTTGtgtacttttttctttttatattgcAGGAGcctaaaggctcagttatggttccacgtcgacgcagcgCAAGAGGGTCTACGGAGCCATTGCGTCCTTGCGttccctccttgcgtccaccgcaagggccggacgtgcgtcTCCCAAAAAATGTtcaccttgcgtcgaggcgtcGCAGCAGGaagcgctgtgattggtccgcttacaaAAAACCTGACGTAAACCAAAAGCATAAACCAAAACAGGTcgacgactgcgtcgaagcgtctggtCGCTCCTTGCGTTGCGtagacgtggaaccataaccaTGAGCCTTGAGACTCAAGGATTTCATTGCCAGTGACAGCTGTTGTAACTGTTGTGCACATGACTGATGAACCATCTTGAACCTTGAATCTCGATCTTTCTCCTGTTTGTGTTCCAGCTCTGCGGAAGAGAAGCACGCCTGCAGAGATGGACTGGAAAGCCAGCAATTTACTCGGCGTCGGTAATTATCTCTCTTCTTGTCTTCTTCCTGATTGGGTTGGGATGGCTCAACGGAGTGCATGGAAATGGATTCTTTGTTATTGATCGACACAGAGAAAATGGGTTGAATGTCATTATGTAACGACAGCACTGCTGGTCCACATTACTGATTATTAATTTGAATTATAAGCTTCCCAAGTGATCTCAAGTGCCATACCATGTACGGGCATAACACGCACCAATAGAAcactaaaactaaaaacaacTTGCTGACCAACAGATTCCTTGGTTGGTATTACTGTTTTCAATACTGTGTAGACTAGGGCAGCTTGTGTCATAAAAGTTAGACGGAGGGAGGAATGGACCAGGTGCAATATAAAGGTTGGCGTGGGCAGACCTAGCCTGTCACTCAGGGCCGCCGGCAGTCCGTAGTGAGGCGCAGAGCCAATCACAAATACTTAGGTGAAAATGAATATGGACAGCAAGGTGCCCCCCATGGATGCAGAATGAAAACTGCGCTCCAGCCACCCACAGCAATTCAAATTAAATCGAGGAATgacttaaataaaaacaatgtgcACACACTCAAGTGACCTCCTTGTTTGGCCCTAGTCCGTCCCTGTCTGGCTCCATGGTCCACAATGAAATGAACAGATAAGGATGTCCTTAAAGAGTAGTAatagatattaatatatttaaacgAGGTACACCATTATAATGTTAAACGTATGCACGAGTCGTGCATTGGGAAACTTTGGGTGTGGGAGAAGACATGGGAGAGAGGAGTCTGTCCCAGTGGTCCCGTTCCCCCCTTACAGGCTGGGGGCTGGGAACAATCTTCTGTGCTCATATACACTGATTacagtcactgtgtgtgtgtgtgtgtgtgtgtgtgtgtgtgtgtgtgtgtgtgtgtgtgtgtgtgtgtgtgtgtgtttgtgtgtgtgggtgtgtgggtgtttgtgtttgtgtgtttgtgtgtgtgggtgtgtgggtgtgtgtgtgtgtgtgtctcggtgggGGGGATGTTGGAGGGGCAACGAGTGCTGAGCTCTCCTTGGGCACCAAAAAGgctataacaacaacaacaacaacaacaacaacatcaagtggtgtccctcctccctccgtgtCAGTGTCCAGCGACGGTGGGTCCTGCCTGAAGCGGATCGGGACGTGTCTCGCCGACCCGGTCTGCAACCGGAACCTCTGGCCGCTGCTGGAGGCGTGCGGCGAGGAGCGGTGCGACGGCACGCGCTGTCGGGGCGCGTCCCGGCACTTCTACGGGGGCCTGCCCGCGTCCGTGGCCGACCTGCTGGTGATGTGTGACTGCGGGCCCGGGGAGAAGGACTGCCAGCGCATGGCCGCCAGGCTGCACAGTGGCACGTGCGGCGGTGAAATGTGGAGTTGTCAGGAAGGGGTTAGCCACTGCTGGACGGACCAGAGCTGCAGGTACTAATATACTGGGTATGTGGGCTGTGTAtgccttctctgtgtgtgtgtgtgtgtgtgtgtgtgtgtgtgtgtgtgtgtgtgtgtgtgtgtgtgtgtgtgtgtgtgtgtgtgtgtgtgtgtgtgtgtgtgtgtgtgtgtgtgtgtgtgtgtgtgtgtgtgtgtgtgtgtgtgtgtgtgtgtgttttgagagtgtgtgtgtatgcctacaTGTGTGGTTTTGgtttctgtttgcgtgtgtgagcgagattgttcgcgcgcgtgtgtgtgtgtgtgtgtgtgtgtgtgtgtgtgtgtgtgtgtgtgtgtgtgtgtgtgtgtgtgtgtgtgtgtgtgtgtgtgtgtgtgtgtgtgctctttcgCTCTCTTGCCAGCTGGgtttctctttcttgctctcggTCTCTTTCATGCGCACCCTTTCTATTTCTCTCACCCCTTCTGCTATGGGGTCTGTTTCTCTCACCCCTTCTGCTATGGGGTCTGTTTCTCTCACCCCTTCTGCTATGGGGTCTGTTTCTCCGGGCTCTTtatgtctctcacacacactttcactcaaTCGGTcttgctccctcgctctcttgcCTTCTGTGTTGCtcctttttgtatttctttcacgGTGTTTCacccactctctttctctctgtcttctttGCACTAAttatctgtctttctcttgctcACTTGATCTGTCTCTAtaactttctctccctctctcctttctcgcTTTCACACCCCATCTCTGCCTTTCGACCACTTTCTAGAGctcttctctctttgtctctctctccgtctttgtCTCTCACTTCTATGTCCTTTCTATCTCCTCTTCTGCAAGTCTGAATGAGCGAAAATATAGGATACATTTGAATATCAGAATATCTAATGAGACATGTCATTATCTACGTCTATCCCAATCAGTCACTGTGGAGAATTGTAAGGCACTGTTATACTGCTTTTCTATTGTTGTGTAGCATTAACAGCATAGCTTTTGTCCCTGATTCACACAAAATGTAATCTCTACGTGCAAAACGGGTTAAACATCTTCAACCATACAAATCATTCAGTGAGCCAATGTAATGAATAATGCCATGTATGTTTCCCTGCAGCCTTATCTTAATTACATtttcgtccccccccctccctcattgTCCCTGCTCCCCTTCACAAACCGTCCAATTAAGATGAAATGTGATCCCATACACCAAAACGGAATGTCCTTTCACGAaaatctataataataataatgattataataattatatagcgcttttcattGACCCAAAGAcacttacagtgaagggggggacccaactcaccaccaccagtgtgtactGGCCCGCCGCTCCCTAATCGCAGAGTAtgcagagtgcgtagggcaacaagtacctggggggggcaccaaaaattaaggtttctaaaaaaataataaaaatgataattacattattgaatgacagaaatatataaatgagttacgaagaggcccaccgttgtttgttCTTCATTTTATAAACTTTGactcagggccccccccctggttgacagcggggaaacccctactctttgcgatactACCCTActcctgggatcttttatgaccacaTTGAGTCTGTGTGAGAACAGCAGCACTTGCTGCACATAATGGAGTCTGCATTGTCTCGGCAGTAATTGGGAGGAAAAACAATTTCAAGGGCTGAGAATGCTAAACAGCACTGTCATCCAACAAGAAGCTTGCTTACACCTATAGccttgctgttgctgttgctgttgtggctttgttgttgcatccaaacaaacagacagcgCTTGAAAGCTTTACATCGAAATGCTGGGATGCGGAGAGTGCGACGTGCGGGGAATATGACGATGGAAATGAGGAGTGCGTTTGGCAGATGGAACCAGCTCTCCTTCTCAGCGGAGAGGCCGAGTGCAGAACGGCATTCCTCGCGTTGATGGGCACCCCACTTCAGTACCCGTGTACCTGCACGGGCTTGAACTCCCGCGAGCGGCAGAGATGCGACACCGTCAGTAATGTACTCCAAAAATCGCTCACGCTTCAGTGAGTGTGCTCGTGTTACGAGGCGTGTGATTCGTTGTGATTTGTAGCTCGTATAGCGAGGGGCCTGGTCACATGATTCTACTTTACACATGTTTTTCGtttgaatttattatttatagcGGGACTCTGGCCAACATTGGTGGATTCTAACAAAACCTTTGACACTGGGGAATCGAAGTCTGATGGACACACCTGGGTGACTGGTAAGGCAATTAAATGATTTATGGATATATTGTATATGTAGTACAACTATACACAATGATtagcgtgttgtgtgtgtgtcattcattcattcatttgcaTAATAACAAGCATCTCACTGCTACATTTTCGATTATGAAACTATTAAAGATGTTGTCCATTCAGGCCACCTCCTTTACGGGCTGATATACTTGGCCCTCATTGTAATCGTCATTTTAGTGACCACTGGGATTCTCTGTAAATCTGGGTAAGTATGGCACCAAAATTAAATGTGATTGTAATATCCAAAACATAGTCATCGTATTATATAACGTGTGATTCATTTCTTTCTCCAGTGTGCTGAGGAAAAAAGGCCAAACCCAGTTTCACCCCCAGGGGAAACCAACATGTGTGGCTATTCTCTGACAAACTAAACAAACGTTTCTCTGTCATGAAGAGGGGAAAGAACATAGGGCTTTCCTTGGCAGGGGGGTCTCCACAGTTATAATGGTACATGTGCCGTTCCTTTATTTACTgatatttgttttgttgttgctgtacaCTTTCCTCAAAGGGACTATGTTGGTATTCATGTTGGTATTTCTCCCATTTCATGTTCATGCTTCCCTGTTTTCtttcctgtttttgttttgtatttgtagCAAGATATGAATGATGTTATTGATTATTAAGGGGCAGTTCATTGATTTGTTGcctgaaaaaaataacatatatatttatttccattcatgtatttttaatgataaaaaaaaaaaactgttaccAAATGACGAAACAACATCAGCTGCATGGCATCCAACACCCACACAATAtccatatatttaatatttgtgtGTAAGTATTTCACACGACAAACTGAAATTACATGCACTGAAATACCGCCCATCTACTGGCATTAATGCCAGGCATCAAAGAGAGGTCTGATAATGAGGGCAAGCAGCAGGCTGATCTGGCAGGGGTAGCGAGAGAATATGTTGGAGAAGGCTCATAGAGACACTAGGGTGGcacgccaaaaaaaaaaaaaaccttttgctTCTTAATCCTCCACATAACTGAATCATCCATCACTATCTGACGATTGCACTCCTGGTTTTGGATGCTTTGAATGGTTTGAAACTGCATTCAAGTTTGGCAGCTTATAAGGGGCAGACCAGCGATGCAAATTATACTAAATTATACTAAAGACCGTACGGCAACATGGCATGGATGTAATTATCAAAGACAAAAATTACAGACATTGGGATAAGTATCTGCCTCTGTTATGGCCAACAAACATTCCCTTCTGGGCTTTCAGACCTTAAGTAAAGTTTAAGTAAGTAAGTTTGTTTTTGCCTTCACCAACCATGGTCACTATCCCACATTCCTGATTGCAGTCCATGAACGACATCACATTCTATCCAGTGCACTGATATTATTTGATATAAGGAATGTGGTAAAATGGAAGTAGTATAtcattttctctctccgtctctctccgtctctgtctctgtctctctttgtctctctctcctctcttgtctgtctctttgtctgtctctttgtctgtctctttcttctttctctctctctttatctccctcatcgctctctctctctctctctctctctctctctctctctctctctctctctctctctccctctctctctctctctctctctctcctctctctctctctctctctctctctctgcatacatatatatatttccaaATCAGGAATCTTTGGCAATGGTTAGTGAGCTCAGGGGGTTGGGATTTGAGGCATCATtatcaatgtgtgcgtgtgggtgtggatgtgcgGGTGTTACTTTGTTGGGCTCAATAGCGTATGTATTAGATAAAGGTAAAATAAGTTACAGTAAATATCTAAATCAGACTTCTTTGGCCACGTCAATTGAATAGGGCAATACCTAAATCCTTCTCATTCTGTGTGACTGCCACCGACCTTGTATCTTCTTATAGCCTCTCAATACAGCTGCCCTGTTACTGCCCCGTCTGCTGGCTGCGTAACCAGGGGAAACGGGACAAGGAGTTGACCGGCACACCACAGCAGTTGAAGTGCCAAGGATTGCGTCTCCCGGGCTTTGATTCACAGCTGCGATCCTCGTGCTTGCGCGACCCTGGAGTTTGTCTTGCGGTTGAGCGAGTGACAGATGAAGTCCCCCACTGTGATCACTTTGGAGAGGTCCACTCCCTGAAATAAACAATGCAAAGTGATAATAATATTCGTCAGCggcatcaccatcatcatccttaTCATCACCGCCATCTTCCCAATCATCATCACTAATATTCCCATAATCATCCTCgtcatcattaaaaaaacacacaaaccgcTGATGTTAGTAGGTGTTGGGGTAATATGTGCTAGGGGCTAAGAGCAGCACATTTCTAgttcacacaaaaaataaaatctctcGAATGTGTAGTAAG harbors:
- the LOC130404912 gene encoding GDNF family receptor alpha-like yields the protein MPPTHLGNALILGVVIHHVAMGLLSRSPECLRSIDTCISDLCRNMEQAGAIGSLCGDDGCQIIGSEVCNVSVGAMLEQFPSLQQCMCEEEEEPCRSLQALTTQCHQKPALRKRSTPAEMDWKASNLLGVVSSDGGSCLKRIGTCLADPVCNRNLWPLLEACGEERCDGTRCRGASRHFYGGLPASVADLLVMCDCGPGEKDCQRMAARLHSGTCGGEMWSCQEGVSHCWTDQSCSFTSKCWDAESATCGEYDDGNEECVWQMEPALLLSGEAECRTAFLALMGTPLQYPCTCTGLNSRERQRCDTRDSGQHWWILTKPLTLGNRSLMDTPG